One Rosa chinensis cultivar Old Blush chromosome 5, RchiOBHm-V2, whole genome shotgun sequence genomic region harbors:
- the LOC112202238 gene encoding B3 domain-containing transcription repressor VAL2 isoform X2: protein MVSYHILCKFSFAYVNGIFCETFHMEAEGWRDSAVCAKPLHCGCIMSRHKYAPLDFGGVGCTKCLLEVDQSIASGRMTRMLKEIVAKYKMDPTVSSDLTKKVVESLFPESLQAPAPQIGEESNTDVSNGDTGEPKLEPTLNSDLETKFHTSSATPKAHATPKANRNVMPKIYNTSSTDTRFL, encoded by the exons ATGGTCAGTTACCATATCCTTTGCAAATTTAGTTTTGCTTATGTGAATGGTATATTTTGTGAAACTTTTCACATGGAAGCGGAAGGCTGGAGAGACTCTGCTGTTTGTGCGAAG CCACTCCATTGTGGGTGCATTATGTCACGCCACAAGTATGCACCACTGGATTTTGGAGGTGTAGGTTGCACAAAATGCTTACTAGAAGTTGATCAATCTATTGCTTCAGGTCGAATGACCAGAATGCTGAAAGAAATAG TTGCCAAGTACAAGATGGACCCAACAGTTTCATCTGATCTTACTAAGAAAGTTGTCGAGTCCCTTTTTCCTGAATCTTTACAAGCTCCAGCACCTCAGATTGGAGAAGAATCCAATACGGATGTATCTAATGGAGATACAGGTGAACCTAAATTGGAACCGACTCTAAATTCAGACCTAGAGACGAAATTCCATACCAGTTCAGCAACCCCAAAAGCACATGCGACTCCAAAGGCAAACCGGAACGTAATGCCAAAAATATATAACACGTCTTCCACTGATACACGTTTTCTATAG
- the LOC112202238 gene encoding B3 domain-containing transcription repressor VAL2 isoform X1: MAAKASCFSCKAESDQFVNGWELKDGSLAQLCKKCGFAYVNGIFCETFHMEAEGWRDSAVCAKPLHCGCIMSRHKYAPLDFGGVGCTKCLLEVDQSIASGRMTRMLKEIVAKYKMDPTVSSDLTKKVVESLFPESLQAPAPQIGEESNTDVSNGDTGEPKLEPTLNSDLETKFHTSSATPKAHATPKANRNVMPKIYNTSSTDTRFL, encoded by the exons ATGGCCGCCAAAGCTTCGTGCTTTTCCTGCAAGGCCGAGAGTGATCAGTTCGTTAATGGCTGGGAGCTCAAGGATGGGTCTTTGGCCCAGCTCTGCAAGAAATGCGG TTTTGCTTATGTGAATGGTATATTTTGTGAAACTTTTCACATGGAAGCGGAAGGCTGGAGAGACTCTGCTGTTTGTGCGAAG CCACTCCATTGTGGGTGCATTATGTCACGCCACAAGTATGCACCACTGGATTTTGGAGGTGTAGGTTGCACAAAATGCTTACTAGAAGTTGATCAATCTATTGCTTCAGGTCGAATGACCAGAATGCTGAAAGAAATAG TTGCCAAGTACAAGATGGACCCAACAGTTTCATCTGATCTTACTAAGAAAGTTGTCGAGTCCCTTTTTCCTGAATCTTTACAAGCTCCAGCACCTCAGATTGGAGAAGAATCCAATACGGATGTATCTAATGGAGATACAGGTGAACCTAAATTGGAACCGACTCTAAATTCAGACCTAGAGACGAAATTCCATACCAGTTCAGCAACCCCAAAAGCACATGCGACTCCAAAGGCAAACCGGAACGTAATGCCAAAAATATATAACACGTCTTCCACTGATACACGTTTTCTATAG